In Mesorhizobium sp. 113-3-3, a genomic segment contains:
- a CDS encoding nuclear transport factor 2 family protein — protein sequence MDTDFRALRTLAETYFDAAYEMDAEKFASIFHPSSSVTKVADDGDVGVTPIAMWLAAVRNAKAPKLQGAERDDEILSLDVERDLALLKVRLRVPPRHFTDLLSCLKVNGTWKIVQKVMTSKT from the coding sequence ATGGATACCGATTTTCGCGCTTTGCGCACCTTGGCGGAGACCTATTTTGACGCCGCCTATGAAATGGATGCCGAGAAATTTGCATCCATATTTCATCCCTCGAGCTCTGTGACGAAGGTCGCCGACGACGGCGACGTGGGCGTGACGCCAATTGCGATGTGGCTGGCAGCCGTCCGCAACGCAAAGGCTCCAAAACTGCAAGGCGCGGAGCGTGACGACGAAATCCTGTCACTTGACGTCGAAAGAGACCTCGCGCTCCTGAAGGTGAGGTTGCGGGTACCGCCACGCCACTTCACGGACCTCCTGTCATGCCTGAAGGTCAACGGAACCTGGAAGATCGTTCAGAAGGTGATGACTTCGAAAACGTGA
- a CDS encoding LysR family transcriptional regulator yields the protein MGNELNELATFAVVADERSFTRAAAKLGISQSALSHTIRKLEQRLELKLLARTTKSVAPTAAGAALLQDLSPALEQITRALDKARSVQRRPAGRLRIVMSRSAAVMVLLPRLTAFAEAYPDIVLDVVTVTGPVDIVAGEFDAGIQLGEYIQKDMIAVRVTRDLRLAVVGSPGYFASRSIPQKPKDLNDHRCLNLRLPSGPYRWQFEQGRKTATVGVNGPLIIDDTNLVIQAALTGAGLGLAYEEQVAEHIAEHRLIRVLENWTPPIPGFFMYYPSRQHQPAALTALVSALRC from the coding sequence ATGGGAAATGAGCTGAATGAACTCGCGACGTTTGCGGTCGTCGCCGATGAGCGGAGCTTTACACGTGCTGCCGCGAAGCTGGGCATCTCGCAATCCGCGCTGAGCCACACGATCCGGAAACTTGAGCAGCGCCTCGAACTCAAGCTTCTTGCCCGTACGACCAAGAGTGTAGCGCCAACCGCCGCGGGCGCGGCTCTTTTGCAGGACCTGTCTCCAGCGCTTGAGCAGATTACGCGTGCGCTGGACAAAGCCCGAAGTGTCCAGCGCCGACCTGCCGGACGCCTTAGAATCGTAATGTCGCGGTCGGCCGCGGTGATGGTGTTGTTGCCGAGGCTCACGGCATTCGCCGAGGCTTACCCCGACATCGTTCTCGACGTGGTCACCGTCACTGGTCCCGTAGACATCGTCGCGGGCGAATTCGATGCGGGTATTCAACTCGGCGAGTACATCCAAAAGGATATGATTGCGGTGCGCGTCACGCGGGACCTGCGTTTGGCGGTGGTGGGATCGCCCGGCTATTTTGCGTCACGAAGCATCCCTCAAAAGCCCAAGGATCTGAATGATCATCGATGTCTGAACCTGCGTCTCCCGAGCGGTCCGTACCGGTGGCAGTTCGAGCAGGGACGCAAGACGGCTACAGTCGGTGTGAACGGCCCGCTGATAATCGACGATACCAATTTGGTGATTCAGGCGGCGCTCACCGGAGCCGGCCTTGGGCTCGCCTATGAAGAACAGGTTGCCGAGCATATCGCCGAGCACCGCCTCATCCGGGTGCTGGAGAACTGGACGCCGCCTATTCCCGGCTTCTTCATGTATTACCCCAGCCGCCAGCATCAGCCCGCTGCATTGACTGCGCTGGTAAGCGCGCTGCGATGCTGA